A genomic region of Corticium candelabrum chromosome 6, ooCorCand1.1, whole genome shotgun sequence contains the following coding sequences:
- the LOC134181302 gene encoding uncharacterized protein LOC134181302 has protein sequence MPLKSELLYCFEIQPSSYLKPNCPFKHFKPRNVITLGTSSMPVMSTTQPVVAVRPSVCASTNLVQAQDTEMPNFLGVVKEVMTSLSAQSDNKGTSNLTVSGLIVTLRKPIGHVKKIAYIWQVGSMNGMSK, from the exons ATG CCGTTGAAGAGTGAGTTGTTGTATTGCTTTGAGATTCAACCGAGTAGCTACCTCAAGCCCAACTGTCCTTTCAAGCATTTCAAGCCAAGAAATGTGATCACACTGGGAACGAGCTCAATGCCGGTGATGTCAACGACACAGCCAGTTG ttgctgtcagaCCGTCTGTTTGTGCTTCTACCAACTTGGTTCAAGCACAGGACACGGAGATGCCAAATTTCC TTGGAGTTGTAAAGGAAGTGATGACGTCTCTATCAGCCCAGTCAGACAACAAAGGAACATCAAATTTGACTGTTAGTGGGCTGATAGTCACACTAAGAAAACCGATAg gacatgtgaagaagattgcatATATTTGGCAGGTTGGATCAATGAATGGCATGTCAAAGTAG
- the LOC134181590 gene encoding uncharacterized protein LOC134181590: protein MVSPVFSLILSLLLVSLATCSPIEKETFSLKIGNETVSEPNACWCYPEATFDYDTSGCTVTINGKVSTCCKQEHPTSYAYMIRWGDGKNSNKQEGECFKDFSVSHTYPKGKHELTVTYQVLAYGRQWCGELKHHKVSC from the exons ATGGTTTCTCCTGTGTTTTCGTTGATTCTGTCTTTGTTGCTCGTTAGTCTTGCTACCTGCAGTCCAATCGAGAAAGAAACGTTCTCTCTGAAGATTGGCAACGAAA CTGTCTCCGAACCGAATGCATGCTGGTGTTATCCAGAAGCGACCTTCGACTACGATACCAGTGGTTGCACTGTGACCATAAACGGAAAAGTCAGTACATGTTGTAAACAAGAGCATCCTACTTCATATGC ATATATGATCAGGTGGGGTGATGGAAAGAACTCGAACAAACAAGAAGGCGAATGTTTCAAAGATTTCAGCGTTTCGCATACCTATCCTAAGGGCAAGCATGAACTGACCGTTACCTATCAAGTACTGGCATACGGTCGTCAGTGGTGTGGAGAACTTAAGCATCACAAAGTCAGCTGCTGA